Proteins from a genomic interval of uncultured Desulfuromusa sp.:
- a CDS encoding ABC transporter ATP-binding protein, whose amino-acid sequence MLLQVENLEVKYGNIQALHGINFHVNEGEIVTLIGANGAGKTTTLYSITRLPPPEAPRVVNGDIKFQGESILKTQPSDVVKKLNLALSPEGRRIFGNLTVLENLKLATYARKKDADLNKEYDYVFNLFPRLKERRNQRSESLSGGEQQMLAVGRALMTGCKILLLDEPSMGLAPVLKYEMFRKLKQLNEDGMTILLVEQNANLALKLAHRGYVMDTGNIVAEGTGAELLDNPEVKKAYLGG is encoded by the coding sequence ATGCTTCTGCAAGTTGAAAACCTCGAAGTTAAATACGGTAATATCCAGGCACTGCACGGGATCAACTTTCATGTTAACGAAGGGGAGATCGTCACTCTGATTGGAGCCAATGGTGCAGGAAAAACCACCACCCTCTATTCCATCACCCGACTCCCCCCTCCGGAAGCACCACGAGTGGTCAATGGTGATATAAAATTCCAGGGGGAATCGATTCTCAAAACTCAGCCAAGTGATGTGGTCAAAAAACTGAACCTCGCCCTCTCTCCGGAAGGTCGTCGGATTTTTGGCAACCTAACGGTTCTGGAAAACCTGAAGCTGGCAACCTATGCCCGGAAAAAAGATGCGGATCTGAACAAGGAATACGACTACGTCTTTAACCTTTTCCCCCGCCTGAAAGAGCGCCGCAACCAGCGGAGCGAATCTTTAAGTGGCGGCGAACAGCAGATGCTTGCTGTCGGTCGAGCCCTGATGACCGGGTGTAAAATACTTCTTCTTGATGAACCAAGCATGGGACTGGCTCCTGTTCTCAAGTATGAAATGTTCCGTAAACTGAAACAGCTCAATGAAGACGGTATGACGATTCTTCTGGTAGAGCAGAATGCGAACCTGGCCCTGAAATTAGCTCATCGCGGCTATGTTATGGACACGGGAAACATTGTTGCAGAAGGGACGGGAGCAGAGCTTCTGGATAATCCCGAGGTCAAAAAGGCTTACCTTGGAGGATAA
- a CDS encoding thioesterase family protein yields MEAFTQNIQVRWSDLDPNGHVRHSVYFDYGAQVRIAYLQKQGFGIGWMKSHGIGPVLFREEAQFHRELSAGDQLVIDVQLSRLSKDNRKWSMRHRIMRGDEICATLNLDGAWLDLKSRRIAPPPKELLEKFETLERTEDFQVFPRKKEE; encoded by the coding sequence ATGGAAGCATTTACCCAGAATATTCAGGTCCGCTGGTCAGACCTTGATCCCAATGGTCACGTACGTCATTCAGTCTACTTTGATTACGGTGCCCAGGTACGGATTGCCTACCTGCAAAAACAGGGATTCGGCATTGGCTGGATGAAAAGCCACGGCATCGGTCCGGTATTGTTTCGCGAAGAAGCTCAATTTCACCGTGAACTCAGCGCCGGAGACCAGCTGGTCATTGACGTACAACTCTCCCGCTTATCCAAGGATAATCGCAAGTGGAGTATGCGCCATCGCATCATGCGGGGCGACGAAATCTGTGCCACTCTCAACCTGGACGGTGCCTGGCTCGATCTGAAATCCCGGCGTATTGCACCGCCACCCAAAGAGCTGCTGGAAAAGTTTGAAACACTGGAGAGAACAGAAGATTTCCAGGTCTTTCCTCGAAAAAAAGAGGAGTGA
- a CDS encoding SDR family oxidoreductase, whose amino-acid sequence MEKSLSGKTALVTGASRGIGRAVALKLAQMGAAVAVNYMNNATAAEEVVGQIVAQGGKAMAIKADMGDPTAIEKLFDLTIREFGQLDILVNNAGMAIYKPIAKVTEEDYEKLFSLNVKGLLFSCQQAARKLAGGGRIINISTSVTKMMLPSYGLYAASKGAVEQLTRVLAKELGPRGITVNSISPGPTDTELFREGKTEEQIRQMGAMAAFNRIGTPEDIAGAVALLTSTESGWISGQDICANGGLTA is encoded by the coding sequence ATGGAGAAAAGTTTAAGCGGTAAAACGGCTCTGGTGACTGGTGCCTCACGAGGTATCGGTCGGGCGGTTGCTCTGAAGCTGGCACAGATGGGGGCAGCGGTTGCGGTCAATTATATGAACAATGCCACTGCTGCTGAAGAGGTTGTTGGTCAGATTGTTGCCCAGGGGGGAAAGGCAATGGCGATCAAAGCGGATATGGGCGATCCGACCGCAATTGAGAAGTTATTTGATTTGACGATCCGTGAGTTCGGGCAACTGGATATTCTTGTCAATAACGCCGGCATGGCTATCTATAAACCCATTGCTAAAGTCACAGAAGAGGATTATGAGAAGCTGTTTTCCCTGAATGTCAAAGGGCTGCTGTTTTCCTGTCAGCAGGCGGCCAGAAAATTAGCCGGGGGTGGCCGAATTATCAATATTTCCACGTCAGTGACGAAAATGATGTTGCCGAGTTATGGTCTCTACGCGGCCAGTAAAGGGGCGGTCGAACAGTTGACCAGAGTGCTGGCCAAGGAGCTTGGTCCGCGCGGGATTACTGTGAATTCTATCTCCCCCGGACCGACTGATACAGAATTGTTTCGCGAAGGTAAGACCGAAGAGCAGATCCGACAGATGGGGGCGATGGCCGCCTTTAATCGGATTGGAACTCCGGAGGATATTGCCGGAGCGGTAGCACTACTGACCAGCACTGAGTCGGGTTGGATTTCCGGTCAGGATATTTGTGCAAATGGTGGTTTGACGGCTTAG
- a CDS encoding radical SAM protein → MPRVKPVYSGFEQGPIRPPSEAASLLLRVTRNCPWNRCTFCPVYKGAKFSLRPVEHVLRDIDTVAVQLQVLQQHQNLTYRDLDQLSRELDSGEQMAMYAAYAWLQEGVNAVFLQDANSLVVRPNDLVRILEHLRGCFPSIERVTSYARSQTIDRIKFTDLQKIAAAGLNRIHVGLESGADEVLQRVQKGTDQAMQIRAGQKVKAVGIELSEYVMPGLGGRDLSAVHAEETAAALNLINPDFIRLRTLALPNHTDLCEQWQSGQFIKMTDHDVAREIRRFLTALEGISSRLQSDHILNLFQELEGQLPDDKLGMIAVIDDFLQRPAAEQMLYQVGRRLGMFSRVTDLDVPEMRQRAVMACHRYGITMENVDTRIDELMKRFI, encoded by the coding sequence ATGCCGAGAGTGAAACCTGTCTATAGCGGCTTTGAACAAGGGCCGATCAGGCCACCGAGCGAAGCGGCGAGTTTACTGTTGCGAGTGACCCGTAACTGCCCCTGGAACCGCTGTACCTTCTGTCCAGTGTATAAGGGGGCGAAATTTTCTCTTCGCCCGGTCGAGCATGTCCTTCGTGATATCGATACGGTTGCGGTGCAGTTGCAGGTGTTGCAGCAACATCAGAATCTGACTTATCGTGATCTGGACCAGTTGTCCCGAGAACTCGATTCCGGTGAGCAAATGGCGATGTATGCTGCCTACGCCTGGTTGCAGGAGGGGGTGAATGCGGTATTCTTACAGGATGCCAATAGCCTGGTGGTCAGGCCGAACGATCTGGTTCGGATTCTTGAACACCTGCGGGGCTGTTTTCCCAGTATCGAACGGGTGACTTCCTATGCTCGATCGCAGACGATTGACCGGATCAAGTTTACGGATCTGCAAAAAATCGCTGCGGCCGGGCTCAATCGTATTCATGTCGGCTTGGAATCGGGAGCAGATGAGGTTCTGCAACGGGTTCAGAAGGGCACCGATCAGGCGATGCAGATCCGCGCCGGGCAGAAAGTGAAAGCGGTCGGGATCGAATTGTCGGAGTATGTCATGCCGGGACTCGGCGGACGCGATCTGTCCGCAGTTCATGCCGAGGAAACAGCGGCGGCCCTGAATCTCATCAATCCCGACTTTATCCGTTTGCGGACGCTGGCATTGCCGAACCATACAGACTTATGCGAACAGTGGCAGAGCGGCCAGTTTATCAAGATGACGGATCATGATGTGGCAAGGGAGATACGCCGGTTCCTGACGGCGTTGGAAGGGATCAGCAGCCGACTGCAAAGTGATCATATCCTCAACCTGTTTCAGGAGCTTGAGGGGCAACTGCCGGATGATAAACTGGGGATGATTGCTGTCATTGATGATTTTTTACAGCGGCCAGCAGCTGAACAGATGCTCTATCAGGTCGGGCGTCGGCTGGGAATGTTTTCCCGAGTGACCGATCTGGATGTCCCCGAAATGAGGCAGCGGGCTGTTATGGCCTGCCACCGGTACGGAATCACCATGGAGAATGTCGATACGCGCATCGATGAATTGATGAAAAGGTTTATCTAG
- a CDS encoding SDR family oxidoreductase, with the protein MSILKTKTVLVTGASKGIGEAIARHCATKGANVVLAARDKTALDRIVSEIQALGGHALAVQCDVSDYREVNNAVTQAIKKYNGLDILVNNAGLIDPIARLADSDPETWDFAIDVNVKGVYHGLRAAIPEMLKTGHGTIINISSGAATGVLEGWSHYCSSKAAALSLTRCADKEYGGQGIRVIGLSPGTVATDMQKSIRSSGINPVSRLDWDAHIPPEWVAKAVEYLCGKAGDEFLGKDFSLRDNEARKQMGLPQGAK; encoded by the coding sequence ATGAGCATTCTGAAAACTAAAACCGTCCTCGTAACAGGGGCAAGCAAGGGGATTGGGGAAGCTATTGCCCGACACTGCGCAACTAAAGGTGCCAATGTGGTTCTCGCGGCACGTGATAAAACGGCACTCGACAGAATTGTGTCAGAGATTCAAGCTCTGGGAGGTCACGCGCTTGCGGTTCAATGTGATGTCAGTGATTACCGTGAAGTCAATAACGCGGTCACTCAGGCGATCAAAAAATATAACGGTCTGGATATCCTGGTCAACAACGCCGGACTGATTGATCCTATTGCGCGTCTGGCCGACAGCGATCCGGAGACCTGGGACTTTGCCATCGATGTTAACGTCAAAGGCGTTTATCATGGTCTAAGGGCTGCCATACCGGAAATGCTGAAAACGGGTCACGGCACGATTATCAATATCAGTTCAGGTGCTGCGACCGGTGTGCTGGAAGGGTGGAGCCACTACTGTTCGTCCAAAGCCGCTGCCCTCTCGTTGACGCGCTGCGCCGATAAGGAATATGGCGGGCAGGGAATTCGCGTTATTGGATTGAGTCCGGGAACCGTTGCTACAGATATGCAGAAAAGCATTCGTTCATCCGGCATCAATCCGGTCAGCCGGCTAGATTGGGATGCGCATATTCCACCAGAGTGGGTCGCTAAAGCGGTCGAATACTTATGCGGTAAAGCTGGGGATGAATTCTTAGGAAAAGACTTTTCTCTGAGAGACAACGAAGCAAGGAAACAAATGGGATTACCGCAGGGCGCTAAATGA
- a CDS encoding type II toxin-antitoxin system Phd/YefM family antitoxin: MKLSSQIKPISYLKAHAAEIVRNMPEQGEPLIITQNGEAKVVMQGIESYEQTQETMALLKILALGSRQIEEGKVQPAGDVIQRLRGRNKGQV, from the coding sequence ATGAAGCTATCGAGTCAAATCAAACCGATCAGTTACCTGAAAGCCCATGCCGCAGAAATCGTGCGCAATATGCCAGAGCAAGGTGAACCCTTGATTATCACTCAGAATGGTGAAGCCAAGGTCGTGATGCAGGGCATCGAAAGCTATGAGCAAACCCAGGAGACCATGGCTCTTTTGAAGATTCTTGCACTCGGCTCGCGTCAGATTGAGGAAGGCAAAGTCCAGCCCGCCGGTGATGTCATTCAGCGGCTTCGGGGTAGGAACAAGGGTCAGGTATGA
- a CDS encoding type II toxin-antitoxin system RelE/ParE family toxin, which yields MTFQIFLTDDASGDLEELYNYIASHDAPGKADYVLDQIEKVFSSLCENPERGVYPKELLAIGLREYREIFFKPYRIIYRIMADNVYIMVIADGRRDMQTLLQRRLLQA from the coding sequence ATGACCTTCCAGATATTTCTGACCGACGATGCTTCAGGGGATTTGGAGGAGTTGTACAACTACATTGCATCCCACGACGCACCGGGGAAAGCGGATTACGTTCTCGATCAAATAGAGAAGGTCTTTTCGAGCCTCTGCGAGAACCCGGAACGAGGGGTTTATCCAAAAGAACTGCTGGCTATTGGGCTTCGCGAATACCGTGAGATATTTTTCAAGCCCTACCGCATCATCTATCGAATCATGGCTGATAATGTTTATATCATGGTGATTGCCGATGGCCGCCGCGATATGCAGACGTTATTGCAACGACGTTTATTGCAGGCATAA
- a CDS encoding MarC family protein: MATFFATIGPIDVVAVFAALTATRTVEHKRSMAIRATLVASIILVTFALIGEFPLASLGISLAALRTAGGILLLLIGIDMVFARSSGGTSTTDEEEREATLKQDISIFPIATPLIAGPGAMGAAILLMANRQIQKGI, from the coding sequence TTGGCTACCTTCTTCGCAACGATTGGTCCAATCGACGTTGTTGCTGTTTTTGCTGCACTGACGGCGACTAGAACGGTAGAGCATAAGCGATCGATGGCTATCCGCGCGACGCTGGTTGCTTCCATAATTCTGGTCACATTTGCCCTTATTGGTGAGTTTCCCTTGGCAAGTCTCGGTATTTCACTCGCTGCATTGAGAACAGCCGGTGGAATATTACTGTTACTCATTGGAATTGATATGGTTTTCGCACGCTCATCCGGCGGGACTTCGACGACAGATGAAGAAGAACGCGAAGCGACATTAAAACAGGATATTTCTATCTTCCCGATAGCTACGCCACTCATAGCGGGTCCTGGTGCTATGGGGGCTGCCATCCTATTGATGGCAAATAGGCAAATACAGAAGGGGATCTAA
- a CDS encoding DUF1566 domain-containing protein → MQKTWIRFLAIVAVVLLPLGMFGCCVFDDDDDDNSRPSIDELLPGLEVSVDALSFAPEVTELEVTLTNSGEVDLAWDLTDAPAWLDISEETGQLDVGSSLTLTISVNRAGLADNTYTGDLIIDTDYEGVTATIPITMIVLSNSVATLPLLKTGLTESYDEDGVLDSEIRDDGYWQAGLDFSYTDNEDGTITDNVTGLNWMQSNSIDEFTYADAEDYCSTLTVDEGGWRIPNIYEYYTIFNFSEENPAINHDWFDGSSGYYWTSTSTYDWSGQVWTVREPYADDDPFDSVTGSNYVRCVKGDSLEPPATDRFVDNGSDTVLDKWTGLVWEAASHHNGETGYTWEEAITYCENKTTAGLEWHLPNVKQIQSLMAKDAAEPAINTDFFTNDSYTLWSSSTDAYTNGGTMELAWAVSVGGYGDFVLAGIFKDSNSDDGSNPMGARCVSWPTEE, encoded by the coding sequence ATGCAAAAAACATGGATTAGGTTTCTCGCTATAGTTGCCGTTGTCCTATTGCCTCTAGGGATGTTTGGTTGTTGTGTCTTTGACGATGATGATGACGATAACTCTAGACCAAGCATTGATGAACTTCTGCCGGGACTTGAGGTCAGCGTCGATGCCCTTTCTTTTGCCCCCGAGGTCACAGAACTGGAAGTAACTCTCACCAATAGCGGGGAGGTCGACTTGGCTTGGGATTTAACCGATGCCCCCGCTTGGCTGGATATTTCAGAAGAAACCGGTCAACTGGACGTTGGCTCATCCCTCACCTTGACTATCAGTGTTAACCGGGCTGGGCTGGCAGATAATACCTATACAGGAGACCTCATTATTGATACGGATTATGAGGGTGTGACAGCAACCATCCCCATTACCATGATCGTGCTCAGTAATTCTGTTGCTACTCTGCCACTGCTCAAAACTGGTTTGACGGAGAGTTACGATGAGGACGGTGTTCTCGATTCTGAGATCAGGGACGATGGCTACTGGCAGGCGGGTCTGGATTTCAGCTATACCGACAATGAAGACGGAACCATAACCGACAATGTCACCGGCCTGAACTGGATGCAAAGTAACTCGATTGATGAGTTCACGTATGCAGATGCAGAAGATTACTGCAGTACTCTGACTGTGGATGAAGGTGGCTGGAGAATTCCCAATATTTATGAGTATTATACGATTTTTAATTTCTCTGAGGAAAATCCCGCTATAAATCATGACTGGTTCGATGGGTCAAGCGGATACTATTGGACCAGCACTTCAACCTACGATTGGTCGGGCCAAGTCTGGACGGTTCGTGAACCCTATGCTGACGATGATCCTTTTGATTCAGTAACTGGTTCAAACTACGTTCGTTGTGTCAAGGGTGATTCTCTCGAGCCTCCGGCAACTGATCGCTTTGTAGACAACGGTTCAGATACGGTACTTGACAAATGGACAGGTCTGGTCTGGGAAGCCGCCAGTCATCATAACGGAGAGACAGGATATACCTGGGAAGAGGCTATTACTTATTGCGAAAACAAAACAACAGCGGGACTGGAGTGGCACTTGCCCAACGTCAAGCAGATACAGTCATTGATGGCAAAAGATGCCGCAGAACCAGCTATAAACACTGATTTCTTTACAAACGATAGCTATACCTTGTGGAGTTCATCGACCGATGCCTATACAAACGGCGGCACTATGGAGCTAGCATGGGCAGTTAGTGTGGGGGGATATGGTGATTTTGTACTGGCAGGGATATTCAAAGACAGCAACTCTGATGATGGTAGTAACCCGATGGGGGCCCGTTGCGTATCTTGGCCAACGGAAGAATAA
- a CDS encoding superoxide dismutase, with protein sequence MSYSLPELPYSYAALEPHIDARTMEIHHTKHHQAYITNVNKALEGSQLASLPVEELITRLDEVPETVRTAVRNNGGGHANHSLFWNLLSPEGGGKPDGSLASAIDKELGGFDTFKEAFSQAAMTRFGSGWAWLSRTPQGKLVVESTPNQDNPLMNGNTPILGLDVWEHAYYLHYQNRRADYVSAFFNVINWQEVERLYRG encoded by the coding sequence ATGTCTTACTCTTTACCTGAACTCCCCTACAGCTACGCGGCACTGGAACCACACATTGATGCCCGGACCATGGAAATCCACCACACCAAGCATCACCAGGCCTACATCACCAATGTCAACAAAGCTCTGGAAGGCTCACAACTGGCCAGTCTGCCGGTCGAAGAACTGATTACGCGCCTGGACGAGGTACCCGAAACGGTCCGCACTGCCGTGCGCAACAATGGCGGCGGCCACGCCAACCACAGCCTGTTCTGGAACCTGCTCAGCCCGGAAGGCGGCGGCAAACCGGACGGTTCTCTGGCTTCGGCGATCGATAAGGAACTGGGCGGCTTCGACACCTTCAAAGAAGCTTTCAGTCAGGCAGCGATGACCCGCTTCGGCAGCGGTTGGGCCTGGCTGAGCCGGACTCCGCAGGGGAAACTGGTCGTTGAAAGTACACCTAACCAGGATAACCCACTGATGAACGGCAACACCCCGATTCTGGGGTTGGATGTCTGGGAACACGCCTACTACCTGCATTACCAGAACCGACGTGCCGATTACGTCAGTGCGTTCTTCAACGTCATCAATTGGCAGGAGGTCGAGCGGCTATACCGAGGCTGA
- a CDS encoding GlsB/YeaQ/YmgE family stress response membrane protein encodes MDIISLIIFLAVGALAGWLAGIIMKGRGFGAIGNIVVGIVGAVLGGYVFGFLGITTGSLLGSIVMATIGAVILLFLISLVKKI; translated from the coding sequence ATGGATATCATTAGCTTAATCATATTCTTAGCTGTTGGCGCTTTGGCTGGATGGCTTGCTGGCATCATCATGAAAGGAAGAGGGTTTGGTGCCATAGGCAATATTGTTGTGGGAATTGTTGGTGCAGTCTTGGGTGGTTATGTCTTCGGTTTTCTCGGCATAACAACAGGCAGCCTATTAGGCTCCATAGTTATGGCGACTATTGGCGCTGTTATTTTATTATTTCTGATAAGCTTAGTTAAGAAGATCTAG
- a CDS encoding YwbE family protein: MDGKNRSDIATGLEVKIVLKKDQRSGNLTKGIIKDILTNSPFHPHGIKVRLESGDVGRVKEIIALNNH; the protein is encoded by the coding sequence ATGGATGGTAAAAATCGTTCAGATATTGCAACAGGGTTAGAAGTAAAAATTGTTCTCAAAAAAGACCAGAGATCTGGCAACCTAACAAAAGGGATTATCAAAGATATTTTGACCAATTCCCCTTTTCATCCACATGGAATTAAGGTTCGACTGGAAAGTGGCGATGTCGGCAGAGTCAAAGAAATAATAGCGTTAAATAATCACTAA
- a CDS encoding MFS transporter, translating to MSNQTVSKQSLLRLFLPFGLGYFVSYLFRTVNAVIAPDLVADLGINAADLGLLTSAYFFTFAAFQLPLGVLLDRFGPRRVESGLLLIAATGALIFSQAETLSGVILGRALIGLGVSACLMAAFKAFASWLPRERLPLANGIQMMSGGLGALTATTPVQAALQITDWRGVFICLAAISLLVAIVVFFVVPNQPQDKKPENFTEQLQGLQRVLTNRHFWQIAPWAFTAQAAYLSVQGLWTGPWLRDVAGLGRDETAQILWWIAIAMIAGYLTLGRLAEQLAKKGIRPVVVASLGMSLFIVVQLLLVLLPQYNRVLWLGFGFLGTSCILPYAVLSQFFPPQLTGRCNTSLNLLVFVGAFSAQWLIGGIIGLWPTNASGGYSPAGYQAAFLFLIACQVVAAIWYWLAGKWISAKDQSM from the coding sequence ATGTCAAACCAGACAGTTTCAAAACAATCCTTATTGCGGCTTTTTCTGCCATTCGGTCTCGGTTACTTCGTTTCCTACTTATTTCGTACGGTCAACGCAGTTATCGCCCCTGATCTGGTTGCCGATCTCGGGATCAATGCGGCTGATCTGGGTTTACTGACCTCTGCCTATTTTTTCACATTTGCTGCATTTCAACTTCCACTGGGCGTTTTACTTGATCGCTTCGGTCCACGCCGGGTTGAGTCCGGACTGTTGTTGATCGCTGCAACCGGGGCATTGATTTTCTCTCAGGCAGAGACACTGTCCGGAGTGATTCTTGGACGTGCACTGATCGGCCTTGGGGTCTCTGCTTGCCTGATGGCAGCCTTTAAAGCCTTTGCCAGTTGGTTGCCAAGGGAGAGGCTCCCTTTAGCAAACGGAATCCAGATGATGTCCGGGGGATTAGGTGCGCTGACCGCAACAACCCCGGTGCAGGCGGCACTCCAGATTACTGATTGGCGCGGTGTTTTTATCTGTCTCGCTGCGATCTCTTTGCTGGTAGCCATTGTGGTTTTTTTTGTTGTCCCGAATCAGCCCCAGGATAAAAAACCTGAAAATTTTACTGAGCAGCTACAAGGTTTGCAGAGGGTCTTGACCAACCGCCATTTCTGGCAGATTGCACCCTGGGCTTTTACTGCACAGGCGGCCTATCTTTCGGTACAGGGCCTTTGGACCGGGCCATGGTTACGGGATGTTGCCGGTTTGGGCCGGGATGAGACTGCCCAAATTCTCTGGTGGATCGCTATTGCTATGATCGCCGGGTACCTGACTCTGGGACGTTTAGCTGAGCAGTTAGCAAAAAAAGGGATCCGTCCCGTAGTCGTCGCTTCGCTTGGGATGTCGCTGTTTATTGTCGTTCAGTTGTTGCTTGTTTTGTTGCCGCAATACAACCGGGTACTCTGGCTCGGGTTCGGTTTTTTAGGCACTTCCTGCATCTTGCCTTATGCCGTCCTTTCCCAGTTTTTTCCACCACAGTTAACCGGACGTTGCAACACCTCTCTCAATCTTCTGGTCTTTGTCGGCGCTTTTTCTGCCCAGTGGTTGATCGGTGGGATCATTGGTTTATGGCCAACCAATGCATCCGGGGGATATTCTCCCGCTGGCTATCAAGCAGCTTTTCTTTTTCTGATTGCTTGTCAGGTGGTTGCAGCAATTTGGTACTGGCTAGCGGGAAAATGGATCAGTGCAAAAGATCAATCGATGTAA
- a CDS encoding arylesterase translates to MKTPVGIFLLIFLLFFFDCAAASSSEQRIVVLGDSLTAGYGLPQEAAFPARLEMALKRRGRQVRVINAGVSGDTSMGGSARLDWSLGDHPDLVIVELGANDALRGLSPQQTWENLDSILDRLQQNGVQALLTGMKAPRNMGVDYYTRFDRIYPELARQHKVPFYPFFLAGVVGNPELNQADGIHPTSAGVDVIVKLILPLVEETLDQINQQGTVKG, encoded by the coding sequence ATGAAAACTCCTGTTGGCATATTTCTGTTGATTTTTCTTCTCTTTTTCTTCGATTGCGCTGCGGCGTCATCCTCAGAACAACGCATTGTCGTGCTTGGAGACAGTTTAACTGCCGGTTACGGTCTACCGCAAGAGGCTGCATTTCCGGCTCGCCTGGAAATGGCTCTGAAACGCCGGGGCCGGCAGGTCAGGGTCATTAATGCCGGGGTCTCAGGTGACACCAGCATGGGCGGTTCAGCCCGGCTCGACTGGTCGCTTGGCGATCATCCCGATCTGGTGATTGTCGAACTGGGGGCCAACGATGCGCTACGTGGACTCAGCCCGCAACAGACGTGGGAGAATCTGGATAGTATCCTTGATCGTCTACAGCAGAACGGTGTGCAAGCACTGCTGACCGGGATGAAAGCACCGCGCAACATGGGGGTAGATTATTATACCAGATTCGACCGTATTTACCCCGAACTGGCTCGACAGCATAAGGTGCCTTTTTATCCTTTTTTTCTTGCCGGAGTGGTTGGTAATCCTGAGCTGAATCAAGCTGATGGCATCCATCCGACCAGTGCCGGAGTTGATGTGATTGTTAAGTTAATATTGCCATTAGTGGAGGAGACGCTGGATCAAATAAACCAGCAGGGGACGGTTAAGGGCTGA
- a CDS encoding ATP-binding cassette domain-containing protein, translated as MINPIVNIKNLHLSLVGGAGRVNILRGVDLQVAAGDTLSIVGPSGAGKTSLLMVLSGLEKADSGLVEIAGTNMQQLDEDGLARFRRQQIGIVFQSFHLVPTMTALENVALPLEFSGVDDALEQAAAALAATGLKARQDHFPGQLSGGEQQRVALARAFVAQPKLILADEPTGNLDQETGTMVMELLFGLQQQFATTLVLVTHDSQLAARCQRTVRMADGQINEAAEACA; from the coding sequence ATGATCAATCCGATAGTCAATATAAAGAACCTGCATCTCAGTCTAGTCGGCGGGGCCGGACGAGTCAATATTTTGCGCGGGGTCGATCTTCAGGTTGCAGCAGGAGACACTCTCAGCATTGTCGGACCTTCGGGGGCAGGAAAAACCAGCTTGCTGATGGTCCTTTCAGGGCTGGAGAAAGCTGATTCCGGGCTGGTTGAAATCGCCGGAACCAATATGCAGCAATTGGATGAAGATGGCCTGGCGCGATTTCGACGACAACAGATCGGAATTGTTTTTCAGTCATTTCATCTGGTACCGACCATGACAGCACTGGAAAATGTCGCCCTGCCACTGGAGTTTTCCGGGGTCGATGATGCTCTCGAACAGGCAGCAGCAGCTCTGGCTGCCACTGGACTCAAAGCACGCCAGGATCACTTCCCGGGGCAACTGTCAGGAGGGGAACAGCAGCGGGTTGCACTGGCCCGGGCATTTGTAGCGCAACCAAAGCTGATTCTGGCCGATGAACCGACCGGGAACCTTGATCAGGAAACAGGCACAATGGTTATGGAACTGTTATTCGGGCTGCAACAGCAATTTGCGACGACCCTGGTTCTGGTGACTCACGATTCTCAACTGGCGGCCCGTTGTCAACGCACAGTCCGGATGGCGGATGGTCAGATCAATGAAGCAGCAGAGGCCTGTGCATGA